The Theileria equi strain WA chromosome 2 map unlocalized gcontig_1105316255037, whole genome shotgun sequence genomic sequence TCTGATGAACCTGATAGAGATCCTGAATCTTTTACTCCCTCTGAATTGTTTCTTCCTCACCCTCCTCTTCCTGAAAGACTTGCTCAAAAAGTCTCAGTCACTTCTTCTGAAACTCATGGTCCTGGAGTTCAACCTCATGGAACTTCTGACTCTAACACTCCTGAAATTATTAAGACTACAATCTCTGTGCCTGCTGGCATTCTTACAACTTCTtccttggcttgttttgcaggaTATAAGTTCTATACGAAATATAATGGAGACCCCTGGGTTAGACACGGATATCCCATAGtgtttttaaagaatctaccatattgagtatgaATAGACTCTCTTGCGGACATTTTATTTGCGACTTCAATCGAATACCTATTAAGATAAGAAATACCATACCTATATCTTATCCCTCTCCACAAATATTACAATTTcctactactactactaccCACATTTTACACATCACATCATCTATAATTCATATTCTATCATTGACAGCAATTCATACAAATTTACAGCTGAATTACTCACATTTATCAAAAGAAATATTGGCTTGTTTCGAATTTGAGGGCAATTTTGAACTCTTTACCACAAAAATTGCGAGAGAATCGCTCGAAAGGACCCTGGAAACATCGGGATATTCACAATTGATGGACATTGACGATCATCTTTGTAACCCAGAAAGTGATTTTTTCAACACACAACTTGTAAACAGggaagaggaggaagaattgGAACTGGAAAAGTTGGACTTAAAACTGTAAAGGTACCACAGGAATATACAACCATGGATATCAACGTATGTGTGAAGAGATACTACAGGGCTGATCTCCTCAGCTGTTTAACAACATCGCtaattttattctttgcGGTTATTTTTGGGGATTACTCAAGGGGAGTGGATCGACTAACAAAGCAAATTACATACCTCTTACTGGTTCTGGTTCCAGCAAAGGTATTCATTCACACATTTGTGATACCAAACTACACGTTTTCTACACACAAAAATGGAAACAACATTTTGAGGCGTGGCAGGAGCGAGAAGTTCAGGCTCATGAGAAACTCTTGCAtctaccttttcttccttgcGCTGATTCTGACTACAAACAACAACCCTCTTCATATATTGAATTATGTGTTTGTAACAATCGTATTCACAACTGTAACCTTTGGAACAGTTGTGCATTTCATTTACCTGGAAAAGGGTGATTTTACCGACTCTAAGAATgcagaagaaaaggataaagCCACAAAAAAATTCTACAGTTCGTTTGTTATTTATGTACTATTGCTTGCTCTTGGTGTTTCCTTTGGCAATTTTTTGGTTCTTTTGGACTGGTATCAAGTTTATGCCCAGTTTCCAATCACTTCGTACATTGGACTTTCAGTGGGTCACATACTCGCGTCGGTTGCATCAAACCTTTTATACTTGTAATGCgagtcgaaatcttttggtgaaaatatcgattgttagatatttcttattttagagatatattctctaaaatacatcatcttaggctctttaactacgatgaataagcattggaagtccattccgatagagaacggcaatgcctacctgaatcaaatcaaaatttcttctttaaatgggtacgagcttgcgatcatacagagagtaaacagggaaaTAACGAATCgcctcttaaaaagcaacaaaaacatgatgatagtggaagaataagacCCAAACCaatcgttaaacaaactggtacaacctactgtgcatcattccaaactgacgacaaagagttcaacaatgacatacttggcactagaagactttattataatctagctgacgtaaggttagcgttgaccctggacgaattgcaatgtggacctgaatttaatcaaaaaaacttcttcttatataaacaggtggcgacttgtaaaactacccagaTTATACGTgggataaacataacttttaaaaagcaaggcggtaataaaactatggcgcttatagtaatcgttgaagaaccagtaagtctctctaggagattcgctggaatcctcagtaagaggataaactcaaatggtcaagaaatcaaggtcaggtcgaaatacagtcgaaaaatcttatttataaaggcctgtt encodes the following:
- a CDS encoding conserved hypothetical protein (encoded by transcript BEWA_035950A), giving the protein MDINVCVKRYYRADLLSCLTTSLILFFAVIFGDYSRGVDRLTKQITYLLLVLVPAKVFIHTFVIPNYTFSTHKNGNNILRRGRSEKFRLMRNSCIYLFFLALILTTNNNPLHILNYVFVTIVFTTVTFGTVVHFIYLEKGDFTDSKNAEEKDKATKKFYSSFVIYVLLLALGVSFGNFLVLLDWYQVYAQFPITSYIGLSVGHILASVASNLLYL